From Aquabacter sp. L1I39, the proteins below share one genomic window:
- the murJ gene encoding murein biosynthesis integral membrane protein MurJ has translation MFKSILSVGGLTLLSRLAGFVRDVVMAAVLGAGPVADAFLVAFRLPNHFRAIFAEGAFNAAFVPTYSRLREQGGVATAREFANEILTAMALVHAVLLALALGFTADFVGLLAPGLKENPERFQLAVSLTRITFPYLALISVATLISGALNASNRFAMAAASPILLNVCMVGTLLSAAAFPTAGHAAAWGVLLSGIGQVLLVGWDAERSGIGLRFSRPHLNPGTRQFLKALGPAIIGSAGVQIALFADTIIATFLPSGALSALYYADRINQLPIGVVGIAIGTVLLPEMSRRLAAGDDAGAAHAQARSIEFAVLLSLPFVVAALLIPDLTMRALFARGAFTRGDAAEAAATLQAYGVGLIAFVVLRAFIAPFHARGDTTTPMVASLTAVGINVALKFALMGTLAQVGLALATAIGGWINLGLLIFFAHRRGLPLGDARLPGNLGRLLVCGLVLAGVLLGADPIARLLTAHLAVAREELVFLAVVLTGGLAYLATVIVFFGRRFLAPLLRRRGTAAPAPTDKEP, from the coding sequence ATGTTCAAAAGCATCCTCTCCGTCGGCGGACTGACCCTGCTTTCGCGCCTCGCCGGCTTCGTGCGGGACGTGGTGATGGCGGCCGTACTCGGCGCCGGGCCGGTGGCGGATGCCTTCCTGGTGGCTTTCCGCCTGCCCAATCATTTCCGCGCCATCTTCGCCGAGGGCGCCTTCAACGCCGCCTTCGTGCCCACTTATTCGCGGCTGCGGGAGCAGGGGGGCGTGGCCACGGCCCGGGAGTTTGCCAACGAGATTCTCACCGCCATGGCACTGGTGCACGCCGTGCTGCTGGCTCTGGCGCTGGGCTTTACGGCGGATTTTGTGGGGCTGCTGGCGCCGGGCCTCAAGGAGAATCCCGAGCGGTTCCAACTGGCGGTGTCGCTCACCCGCATCACCTTTCCCTATCTGGCGCTCATTTCGGTCGCCACCCTCATCTCCGGCGCGCTCAACGCCTCCAACCGCTTCGCCATGGCGGCGGCCTCGCCCATTTTGCTGAATGTCTGCATGGTGGGGACGCTGCTTTCGGCGGCCGCCTTTCCCACCGCCGGCCATGCGGCGGCCTGGGGCGTGCTGCTGTCGGGCATCGGGCAGGTGCTGCTGGTGGGATGGGATGCGGAGCGCAGCGGCATCGGCCTGCGCTTCTCCCGGCCCCACCTCAATCCCGGAACGCGGCAATTCCTCAAGGCGCTGGGCCCCGCCATCATCGGCTCGGCCGGGGTGCAGATCGCGCTGTTCGCCGACACCATCATCGCCACTTTCCTGCCCTCGGGCGCGCTCTCAGCGCTTTATTATGCCGATCGCATCAACCAATTGCCCATCGGCGTGGTGGGAATCGCCATTGGCACCGTGCTGCTGCCGGAAATGTCCCGGCGTCTGGCCGCGGGGGATGATGCGGGCGCGGCCCATGCGCAGGCGCGTTCCATCGAGTTCGCGGTGCTGCTCTCGCTGCCTTTCGTTGTGGCGGCGCTCCTCATTCCCGACCTCACCATGCGTGCCCTGTTCGCGCGCGGCGCCTTCACACGGGGTGATGCGGCGGAGGCGGCCGCGACATTGCAGGCCTATGGGGTGGGGCTCATCGCCTTCGTGGTGTTGCGGGCCTTCATCGCGCCGTTCCATGCCCGCGGCGATACGACGACGCCCATGGTCGCCTCGCTGACCGCCGTGGGCATCAATGTGGCGCTGAAATTCGCGCTCATGGGGACGCTGGCGCAGGTGGGCCTTGCGCTGGCCACCGCCATTGGCGGCTGGATCAATCTCGGCCTCCTCATCTTCTTCGCCCACCGGCGCGGGCTGCCGCTTGGCGATGCGCGGCTGCCGGGAAATCTCGGGCGCCTTCTGGTCTGTGGCCTGGTGCTGGCGGGGGTCCTGCTCGGTGCCGACCCGATCGCGCGCCTCCTAACGGCGCACCTTGCCGTCGCGCGGGAGGAACTGGTCTTCCTGGCCGTGGTGCTGACGGGGGGACTTGCCTATCTCGCCACGGTCATCGTGTTTTTCGGCCGACGCTTCCTCGCGCCGCTGCTGCGCCGGCGGGGGACCGCCGCCCCTGCGCCGACGGACAAGGAGCCATGA
- a CDS encoding efflux RND transporter periplasmic adaptor subunit → MSVQPHRVAITAFVLSALVALAGCGQPQQQQQQAAPPPPTVTVAKPQPRTITDYDEYVGRFAAIDRVSVNARVSGYLDKISFTDGQMVKEGDLLFTIDQRPYKIALQQAEANLAQAKANLDYATTDLERARTLIEDKTSNAISKQTFDQRTQTQRTAAATVQAQEAAVNQAKLDLQFTELRAPITGRIGDRRVSVGNYVVGGAGASPTLLAIIVSTDPIYFEFTFDEASFLRYQRLMGGADVSGSKVDLKLIDDKGWPYHGKMDFLNNIVDRETGTIRGRAVFENSKDLFRPGMFGRVRVASSAPYEALTVPDTAIGSEQTQKFVYVVGPENTVQVRPVVLGPLEGPLRVIKSGLKPDDVVVVNGLMRVRPGVKVTPQEEKPAAAPSAQAK, encoded by the coding sequence ATGTCCGTCCAGCCGCATCGCGTAGCGATCACTGCGTTCGTCCTGTCTGCCCTCGTTGCGCTTGCTGGCTGCGGCCAGCCGCAGCAACAGCAGCAGCAGGCTGCGCCGCCGCCGCCCACGGTCACCGTGGCCAAACCCCAGCCGCGCACCATCACCGATTATGACGAATATGTCGGCCGCTTCGCCGCCATCGACCGGGTGTCGGTCAATGCGCGCGTGTCCGGCTACCTGGATAAGATCAGTTTCACCGACGGCCAGATGGTGAAGGAGGGCGACCTGCTCTTCACCATCGACCAGCGGCCCTACAAGATCGCGCTGCAGCAGGCGGAGGCCAACCTCGCCCAGGCGAAGGCCAATCTGGACTACGCCACCACCGATCTGGAGCGCGCCCGCACCCTGATCGAGGACAAGACGTCCAACGCCATCTCCAAGCAGACCTTCGACCAGCGCACCCAGACCCAGCGCACGGCCGCGGCCACCGTCCAGGCGCAGGAAGCGGCGGTCAACCAAGCCAAGCTCGATCTTCAGTTCACTGAGCTGCGCGCGCCCATCACCGGTCGCATCGGCGACCGGCGGGTGTCGGTGGGCAATTATGTGGTCGGCGGCGCGGGTGCCTCGCCCACGCTTCTGGCCATCATCGTCTCGACCGATCCCATCTATTTCGAGTTCACCTTCGACGAAGCCTCCTTCCTGCGTTACCAGCGCCTGATGGGCGGCGCGGATGTGAGCGGCTCCAAGGTCGATCTCAAGCTGATTGACGACAAAGGCTGGCCCTATCACGGCAAGATGGACTTCCTGAACAACATCGTGGACCGCGAGACCGGCACCATCCGGGGCCGCGCGGTGTTCGAGAATTCCAAGGACCTGTTCCGTCCCGGCATGTTCGGCCGGGTGCGGGTGGCCTCCTCGGCGCCCTATGAGGCGCTGACCGTGCCGGACACGGCCATCGGCAGCGAGCAGACCCAGAAGTTCGTTTATGTGGTGGGCCCGGAGAACACGGTGCAGGTGCGCCCGGTGGTGCTTGGGCCCCTGGAGGGGCCGCTGCGCGTGATCAAGTCCGGCTTGAAGCCCGACGACGTGGTGGTGGTGAACGGCCTGATGCGCGTGCGTCCTGGCGTCAAGGTCACCCCTCAGGAGGAAAAGCCAGCCGCGGCACCCTCGGCCCAGGCCAAGTGA